Proteins from one Rosa chinensis cultivar Old Blush chromosome 7, RchiOBHm-V2, whole genome shotgun sequence genomic window:
- the LOC112175343 gene encoding V-type proton ATPase subunit G, producing MDSVRGQGGIQMLLTAEQEAQHIVNSARNSKMARLRQAKEEAEREVQQYRTNMEAEYQNKLSETSGSSGSNVKRLEEETETKIKSLKESASKVQSDIVGMVMKYITNVKI from the exons ATGGATTCCGTTAGAGGACAAGGAGGCATCCAGATGCTGCTAACAGCTGAACAGGAAGCTCAACACATTGTTAACAGCGCTAGAAACT CGAAGATGGCTCGCTTGAGACAAGCTAAAGAAGAAGCTGAGAGGGAAGTGCAACAGTATCGCACCAATATGGAGGCTGAGTACCAAAACAAACTTTCAGAG ACAAGTGGGAGTTCTGGATCCAATGTAAAAAGGCTCGAGGAAGAAACAGAAACGAAGATTAAGAGCTTGAAGGAATCAGCCTCCAAAGTCCAATCAGATATTGTTGGCATGGTTATGAAGTATATCACTAATGTGAAAATTTGA